The following are encoded in a window of Acipenser ruthenus chromosome 26, fAciRut3.2 maternal haplotype, whole genome shotgun sequence genomic DNA:
- the LOC117430503 gene encoding intraflagellar transport protein 20 homolog codes for MSKDPLADAGLHFDELNKLRVLDPEVGQKTTDLKEECKEFVEKISQFQKIVGGLIELVDELAQEAETEKMKAIGARNLLKSVAKQREAQQQQLQALIAEKKMQLERYRIEYEALSKVEAEQNEFIDQFILQK; via the exons ATGTCGAAGGACCCCCTGGCAGACGCTGGGCTCCACTTCGATGAGCTCAACAAGCTGCGAGTCCTGGACCCCGAGGTGGGGCAGAAGACCACCGATCTCAAGGAGGAGTGTAAAGAATTCGTGGAGA AAATCAGTCAGTTCCAGAAGATAGTTGGAGGGCTGATTGAGCTCGTGGATGAGCTGGCACAAGAGGCAGAGACTGAGAAGATGAAG GCGATTGGCGCGAGGAATCTGCTGAAATCTGTGGCCAaacagagggaggctcagcagcagcagctccaggcCCTCATCGCAGAAAAGAAGATGCAGCTCGAGAG GTATCGGATTGAATACGAAGCGCTGTCCAAGGTGGAAGCAGAGCAAAATGAATTCATTGACCAGTTCATCCTGCAGAAATAA
- the LOC117430239 gene encoding BTB/POZ domain-containing adapter for CUL3-mediated RhoA degradation protein 2-like — protein sequence MSGESCLTELCPSLPGPTLPGGRPKTCSYKGSPNNNYVRLNVGGALYFTTVQVLTRQDTMLKAMFSGRMEVLTDKEGWILIDRSGKHFGSILNYLRDATITLPKSQQEIRELMAEAKYYLIQGLVQICQTALQEKKDLYEPVCTIPIVTSLKEEEKLIEACTKPVVKLLYNRSNNKYSYTSNSDDHLLKNIELFDKLSLRFNGRVLFIKDVLGDEICCWSFYGQGRKLAEVCCTSIVYATEKKQTKVEFPEARIYEETLNVLLYETPRVPDNSLLEATSRGSHRGSHSEDEEGTELRDRVRRIHIKRYSTYDDRQLGHQPGYRD from the exons ATGTCTGGGGAGTCCTGCCTGACCGAGCTGTGTCCGTCGCTGCCAGGGCCGACCCTCCCGGGGGGGAGGCCCAAGACCTGCAGCTACAAAGGGAGCCCCAACAACAATTATGTGCGTCTGAACGTAGGGGGCGCTCTCTACTTCACCACTGTGCAGGTGCTGACCCGGCAGGACACCATGCTCAAAGCCATGTTCAGTGGCAGGATGGAGGTGCTCACTGATAAGGAAG GCTGGATCCTGATAGACCGCAGTGGGAAGCATTTTGGCTCTATTCTGAACTACCTGCGAGACGCCACCATCACATTACCCAAGAGCCAGCAGGAGATCAGAGAGCTGATGGCAGAGGCCAAGTATTACCTCATTCAGGGGCTGGTGCAGATCTGCCAGACAGCGCTGCAG GAAAAGAAGGACTTATATGAGCCAGTCTGCACCATTCCGATTGTCACCTCtttgaaggaggaggagaagctgATTGAGGCGTGCACCAAG CCGGTTGTGAAGCTGCTGTACAACAGAAGCAACAACAAGTATTCCTACACCAG TAACTCCGACGACCACCTGCTGAAGAACATTGAGCTGTTTGACAAGCTGTCCCTGCGCTTCAATGGACGAGTCCTCTTCATCAAGGACGTGCTCGGGGACGAGATCTGCTGCTGGTCCTTCTACGGGCAGGGCCGCAAGCTGGCAGAGGTGTGCTGCACCTCCATCGTCTACGCCACGGAGAAGAAACAGACCAAG GTGGAGTTTCCAGAGGCTCGGATCTACGAGGAGACCCTCAACGTGCTTCTGTATGAAACCCCCAGGGTCCCTGACAACTCCTTGCTGGAGGCCACAAGCCGGGGGTCCCACCGGGGGTCTCACAGCGAGGATGAGGAGGGCACAGAGCTGCGGGACCGTGTGCGACGCATCCACATCAAGAGATACAGCACTTACGACGATCGGCAGCTGGGACACCAGCCAGGCTACAGGGACTAA